The Halomonas sp. 7T genome contains a region encoding:
- a CDS encoding STAS domain-containing protein, translating to MLIEEGRLKAAFDSGVFVLKLCGDVRLTLCATLDTQAQRLAETPGLQAVMIDLREATNVDSTALGFLAKVAMAVKGRLEHPPTIIADNPDVRQMLDVMGFARFFTLMEAPLQQESKLTTSLEDLPAEPADEEGLRERILEAHRILMHMNEHNREQFQPLVEMLEAQNSTVH from the coding sequence ATGCTGATTGAAGAAGGCCGTCTTAAGGCGGCGTTCGACTCCGGTGTTTTTGTGTTAAAACTGTGTGGTGATGTGCGCTTAACGCTATGTGCGACGCTTGATACTCAAGCGCAACGCCTTGCTGAAACGCCAGGATTGCAGGCGGTAATGATTGACTTGCGCGAAGCCACCAACGTGGACTCCACCGCGTTAGGCTTTCTTGCTAAAGTGGCGATGGCGGTAAAAGGTCGCTTAGAGCATCCTCCTACCATCATTGCTGATAATCCAGATGTTCGGCAAATGCTCGATGTCATGGGGTTTGCGCGCTTTTTCACGCTGATGGAAGCGCCTTTGCAGCAGGAGTCGAAACTAACCACGTCGCTAGAAGACTTGCCTGCTGAACCGGCAGACGAGGAAGGGTTGCGTGAGCGCATTTTAGAGGCCCATCGAATTCTAATGCACATGAACGAGCATAACCGTGAACAGTTTCAACCGCTGGTGGAAATGCTGGAGGCGCAAAACTCAACGGTGCACTGA
- a CDS encoding response regulator, translating to MDHTKQLIAVIDEPGPERNALAQAITCDGMSVFAAENIEQLPAETALIVAHARAVPRQQWSQLTLCLPTLVVSDTRQDADLIKAIDVGLVDYIVHPLRHAELLRRMIRKAIELHQLALERDRDRVRLAELNESLETHLALLRMDQQSGGHIQRRLLPVRPKVINGVYYDYWFAPSLYLSGDFLDYQRYNERYSAFYFADVSGHGASSAFVTVLLKYLCNRWLSEWDGQQPEQLAPNWLAALNRELQDTDIGKHATLFVGVIDHEAKTLHYSLGAQLPMPLLVTENSLVRLTGEGMPVGLFPDVEYPALSCALPSEFQLWLCSDGVLECLPGKTLDTRLKELEQLVSESVTLEQLRDRLAQTNALLLEGDADDEANQDRDALPDDLTIMMVSGFGHAD from the coding sequence ATGGATCATACCAAGCAGTTGATCGCGGTAATTGATGAGCCGGGGCCTGAACGTAATGCACTGGCACAAGCGATTACCTGTGATGGAATGTCGGTGTTTGCAGCAGAAAATATTGAGCAATTACCCGCAGAGACAGCACTGATCGTGGCACACGCACGTGCAGTGCCACGTCAGCAGTGGTCGCAACTTACGTTATGCTTGCCGACCCTGGTGGTAAGCGACACCCGACAAGATGCTGATCTGATCAAAGCGATTGATGTAGGGTTAGTGGATTATATTGTTCATCCGCTGCGCCATGCCGAACTGCTTCGTCGCATGATTCGTAAAGCGATTGAGCTGCATCAGCTTGCACTAGAGCGGGATCGTGACCGAGTGCGATTAGCTGAGCTTAACGAGAGTTTAGAGACGCATTTGGCTTTGCTCCGTATGGATCAGCAGAGCGGCGGTCATATTCAGCGACGTCTTCTGCCAGTGCGCCCCAAAGTTATCAACGGGGTCTATTACGACTACTGGTTTGCTCCCTCTCTCTATTTGTCAGGCGATTTTCTTGATTACCAGCGCTATAACGAACGCTATAGTGCCTTCTATTTTGCCGATGTGTCTGGGCATGGAGCGTCGTCTGCGTTTGTTACCGTATTGCTAAAGTATCTCTGTAATCGTTGGCTTAGCGAGTGGGATGGGCAGCAGCCTGAGCAATTGGCGCCTAACTGGCTAGCCGCTTTGAACCGGGAGCTGCAGGATACCGATATCGGTAAACACGCGACCTTATTTGTGGGGGTTATTGACCATGAGGCCAAGACTCTGCACTATTCGCTCGGAGCACAGCTGCCGATGCCGTTACTGGTAACAGAGAATTCTCTAGTGCGATTAACCGGGGAGGGAATGCCGGTAGGTCTTTTCCCTGATGTGGAGTATCCTGCACTCAGCTGTGCGTTACCCTCTGAGTTTCAGCTATGGCTATGTTCAGATGGGGTATTGGAATGCCTGCCGGGTAAAACGCTCGACACGCGGCTCAAGGAACTCGAGCAACTAGTAAGCGAAAGTGTCACGCTTGAGCAGTTGCGCGACCGGCTAGCCCAGACGAATGCCCTTCTGTTAGAAGGAGATGCAGACGATGAGGCGAACCAAGACCGCGATGCTTTGCCCGATGATCTAACAATCATGATGGTGAGCGGATTTGGTCATGCTGATTGA
- a CDS encoding VacJ family lipoprotein, with protein MLRLLAKQASASCMRQGVLPILLLATLSMGGCASTSVNTAEAEEAHPEDPWEGFNRRVFAFNDVLDRYALKPVAKGYRSVTPEPVQTGVGNFFSNLGEVRTAINSLLQGKPANAGLATSRFLINSTVGVGGLLDYATHMQITADEEDFGQTLAVWGWDDSRYLVVPLLGPSTLRDTTGFPLDIAAHPITYMDDHQLRAGLAALDIIHLRAGLLDQESLIRGDRYRFIRDAYLQRRQFLVNDGELGDDPFAMDDFEFDATDFGDDDFAD; from the coding sequence ATGCTGAGGTTGTTAGCCAAGCAAGCGTCTGCAAGCTGCATGCGCCAAGGAGTGTTGCCTATATTGCTGCTAGCCACGCTAAGCATGGGGGGCTGTGCGAGTACCAGTGTCAACACGGCAGAAGCAGAAGAGGCTCACCCTGAAGATCCTTGGGAAGGCTTTAACCGCCGTGTATTTGCCTTCAACGACGTGCTAGACCGCTACGCGCTAAAGCCAGTAGCTAAAGGTTACCGCAGTGTGACCCCAGAGCCGGTGCAAACAGGGGTGGGTAATTTCTTTTCCAACTTGGGAGAGGTGCGTACCGCTATTAATAGTCTTTTGCAGGGCAAGCCGGCTAATGCGGGTTTAGCGACTTCACGGTTTTTGATTAACTCAACCGTCGGTGTGGGCGGCTTGTTAGATTATGCCACACACATGCAAATTACCGCTGATGAAGAAGATTTTGGTCAAACGCTAGCTGTCTGGGGGTGGGATGACTCGCGCTATCTCGTGGTTCCGCTGTTGGGGCCCAGTACACTGAGGGATACCACTGGCTTCCCACTCGATATTGCAGCTCATCCGATTACCTATATGGATGACCATCAGCTACGCGCTGGTTTGGCGGCGCTGGATATTATCCATTTGCGCGCTGGTCTACTAGACCAAGAATCGCTGATTCGTGGAGATCGTTATCGGTTTATCCGTGATGCATATTTGCAGCGCCGTCAATTCCTGGTGAATGATGGTGAGCTGGGCGATGATCCTTTCGCCATGGATGATTTTGAATTCGACGCGACAGACTTTGGTGACGACGATTTCGCCGATTGA
- a CDS encoding beta-ketoacyl-ACP synthase III: protein MTNVVITGTGLYTPEHAIGNEALVGAFNAWVDSQNLRNAEAISRGEQSPLAHSSSEFIEKASGIKSRYVLNASGILDPERMRPKLPERRNDEPSIQCDMATKAAYQALEAAQVAPGDIELVIVACSNLERAYPAVAVEVQQALGTSGYGFDMNVACSSATFALETAANAIASGSVKRALVVNPEICSAHLNFTDRDSHFIFGDACTAMVLESSACAVAEQRYEILGTRLVTKFSNAIRNNAGFLNRVTDSDPLALDKLFVQEGRRVFREVCPMVAQLITDHLASLELAGSDLTRMWLHQANRHMNDLIARKVLGRDPSEEQAPIILDRYANTSSAGSIIAFHLHRDHFASGDIGVISSFGAGYSAGSVVIRRQ, encoded by the coding sequence ATGACGAATGTGGTGATAACCGGTACAGGGCTATATACGCCGGAACACGCCATCGGTAATGAGGCCTTGGTTGGCGCATTTAATGCTTGGGTCGATAGCCAGAACTTGCGCAATGCCGAGGCTATTTCGCGCGGAGAGCAATCACCACTCGCGCACTCCAGCAGTGAGTTCATTGAAAAAGCGTCTGGCATTAAAAGCCGCTATGTATTGAATGCGTCCGGTATCCTTGACCCTGAACGGATGCGGCCTAAGCTGCCCGAACGACGCAATGACGAGCCCTCGATTCAGTGCGATATGGCCACTAAAGCGGCCTATCAAGCGTTAGAGGCTGCTCAGGTGGCGCCCGGTGATATAGAGCTGGTCATTGTTGCCTGCTCTAACTTAGAGCGCGCCTATCCAGCCGTTGCTGTAGAAGTTCAGCAAGCGCTGGGCACAAGCGGCTATGGCTTTGATATGAACGTCGCTTGCAGCTCGGCCACATTTGCACTCGAAACCGCAGCCAATGCGATTGCCTCGGGTAGTGTAAAAAGAGCGCTGGTGGTTAATCCTGAAATTTGCTCAGCGCATCTAAACTTCACAGATCGTGACAGCCACTTTATTTTCGGCGATGCTTGTACGGCTATGGTACTGGAAAGTAGTGCCTGTGCTGTGGCTGAGCAGCGCTATGAGATACTGGGTACACGGCTAGTGACGAAGTTTTCCAATGCTATCCGCAACAATGCCGGTTTCTTGAATCGTGTTACTGATAGCGATCCTCTCGCACTTGACAAGCTGTTTGTGCAAGAAGGACGGCGAGTATTCAGAGAAGTCTGTCCGATGGTGGCACAGCTCATTACGGATCATTTGGCGTCGTTAGAACTTGCGGGTAGTGACCTAACGCGGATGTGGTTACATCAAGCTAATCGCCATATGAATGACCTTATCGCGCGAAAAGTGTTAGGGAGAGATCCTAGTGAAGAGCAAGCGCCGATCATTTTAGATCGCTATGCAAATACCAGTTCGGCAGGCTCGATTATTGCTTTCCACCTTCATCGCGATCACTTTGCATCCGGTGACATTGGCGTTATTTCTTCTTTTGGTGCAGGCTACAGCGCCGGTAGTGTGGTCATTCGTCGCCAGTAA
- the hrpA gene encoding ATP-dependent RNA helicase HrpA, translated as METEPNVTTDTHSPRTEAQQLTALNEALSHVMLRDAQRLERRVAGLKRRLRDNKPIDRGLHEVQRDIDKAKQIFKLRAAQPVVLNYPAELPVVERREDIFNAIRDHQVVVVAGETGSGKTTQLPKICLELGRGRRGLIGHTQPRRLAARSVATRLAEELNVSLGEQVGYQVRFTDQSTPTTLVKLMTDGILLAETQHDPLLLRYDTLIIDEAHERSLNIDFLLGYLKRLLPQRPDLKVIITSATIDVDRFAAHFGSEAKSAEGHSKKPAPVVEVSGRTYPVDVFYRPLVRDEEDEEDRTLQEGILHAVQEIERIEREKGWLHGPRDVLVFLPGEREIRETADTLRRADLKGTEILPLYARLSNEEQNRVFAPHRGRRIVLATNVAETSLTVPGIRYVIDPGLVRISRYSYRSKIQRLPVEPISQASANQRKGRCGRVAEGACIRLYDEEDYLSRPAFTDPEIQRTNLASVILSMLALKLGHIEDFPFVDPPDSRFIKDGFRLLFELGAVDEQQHLSPLGRKLAKLPIDPRLARMVLAGAEQGSLRDVLIVVSALAIQDPRDRPADKRQAADQAHQRWHDPDSDFVALLNLWHGIENAREALSGNQLRRWCRDHYINYLRVREWHDTFRQLRQLLRDMEIDVPAPLPRNDEESEEQAKQARRKTSGKLHQALLSGLLSNVGTLLENREYLGARNRKFMIHPGSGLAKKTPKWVIAFELIETTKLFARTVAKIEPQWIEPQAAHLVKRSYSEPHWEMKRAQVVAFEQVTLFGLPIVARRRVHYGPIAPRESRELFIRRALVEGEFQTKGEFFAHNRALVEEVEALEDRARRRDILVDEEELFAFYDERLPEHIVNGKGFEHWRKQAEREDPALLKFDIQALKARHADDVTQAHYPDHLVLAGVAYPLSYHFDPNAEDDGVTITVPAAMLPQLPVHALEWLVPGLLREKCIALLKSLPKSIRRQVVPIPDWVDAALEMLVPDQRPLTEALAEFIRRRSGTRVHPDDWRLDLLEPHLLMNIKVVDHSGELLGQGRDLRALEKRFEAAASAGAQALSEQASQAPALDGLPDEPLPESRVTTQAGIRVEAYPALVANEKDFKVALFDHPAKAEAAHQEGVARLAMAKRPEQVKAIKRLPDVEKCALLFAKVGSKQALIDDLLLAVFTQVVAQHPLPRSASALDERLRATESELLDHASALLKDVEAALKGHLAVSKILKGKLNFALALVYSDVSAQMQRLVYPGFIRDAGEWLTEYPRYTEAALIRLEKAARERGRDQMMMHDVQALEARFDARRKSERRGDTEDPALVAFGWWIQELRVSLFAQQLGTKIPVSVKRLEKRWEEIISV; from the coding sequence ATGGAAACCGAGCCAAACGTGACCACCGACACGCACTCCCCCCGCACAGAAGCCCAGCAACTCACTGCACTTAACGAGGCGTTGAGCCATGTAATGCTGCGTGATGCTCAGCGTTTAGAGCGTCGTGTCGCTGGTTTAAAGCGTCGCTTACGTGACAACAAGCCCATTGACCGTGGCTTGCATGAGGTGCAGCGCGATATAGATAAAGCCAAGCAAATCTTCAAATTGCGCGCCGCTCAGCCTGTGGTGTTGAACTACCCCGCAGAGTTGCCGGTTGTCGAGCGCCGCGAAGATATTTTTAACGCCATTCGTGATCATCAGGTGGTTGTTGTAGCAGGGGAGACGGGGTCAGGCAAAACCACCCAGCTACCCAAAATATGCCTAGAACTGGGCCGTGGCCGCCGTGGGCTGATTGGTCATACACAGCCTCGTCGTTTAGCCGCACGAAGCGTGGCCACACGGTTGGCGGAAGAGCTGAACGTATCGCTAGGTGAGCAGGTGGGCTACCAGGTACGCTTTACTGACCAAAGCACGCCCACTACGCTGGTTAAGCTAATGACAGACGGTATCTTGTTAGCCGAAACCCAGCACGACCCGCTGCTGCTACGCTACGACACGCTGATTATTGACGAGGCCCACGAACGCAGCCTAAATATTGATTTTCTGCTTGGCTACCTTAAGCGGCTCTTGCCCCAGCGCCCTGACCTTAAAGTGATCATTACCTCGGCAACCATCGACGTTGACCGATTTGCAGCCCACTTTGGCAGTGAAGCAAAAAGCGCTGAAGGGCATAGTAAAAAGCCCGCGCCTGTGGTTGAGGTTTCCGGTCGAACATATCCTGTTGACGTATTTTATCGCCCGTTAGTGCGAGATGAAGAGGATGAAGAAGACCGCACACTGCAAGAGGGCATACTGCACGCGGTTCAAGAAATTGAGCGTATTGAGCGTGAAAAAGGTTGGCTGCATGGCCCGCGGGATGTGCTGGTATTTCTCCCCGGCGAGCGGGAAATTCGTGAGACCGCTGACACCTTACGGCGTGCCGACTTAAAAGGCACCGAGATATTGCCGCTCTATGCGCGCCTATCCAATGAAGAGCAAAACCGAGTGTTTGCGCCTCATCGTGGCCGGCGTATTGTGCTTGCGACCAACGTGGCCGAAACCTCGCTGACGGTGCCAGGCATTCGCTATGTCATCGACCCAGGCCTTGTGCGCATAAGCCGCTATAGTTACCGCTCAAAAATTCAGCGGTTGCCTGTGGAGCCCATTAGCCAGGCCAGCGCCAATCAGCGCAAAGGGCGCTGTGGACGGGTAGCCGAGGGCGCGTGTATTCGGCTATACGATGAGGAGGATTACCTCTCACGCCCGGCGTTTACCGACCCAGAAATACAGCGCACCAATTTAGCTTCCGTGATTCTTTCCATGCTGGCGTTAAAGCTGGGCCATATTGAAGATTTCCCCTTCGTTGACCCGCCGGATAGCCGCTTCATTAAAGATGGTTTCCGACTGCTCTTTGAACTGGGCGCCGTGGACGAGCAGCAACATCTTAGCCCGTTGGGTAGAAAGCTAGCCAAACTGCCCATTGATCCGCGTTTGGCGCGAATGGTGTTGGCGGGAGCCGAGCAGGGCAGCCTTCGCGATGTGTTGATTGTCGTATCGGCGCTGGCGATTCAAGACCCGCGTGACCGCCCAGCGGATAAACGCCAAGCCGCGGATCAGGCCCACCAGCGCTGGCATGACCCAGACTCCGACTTTGTCGCCTTGCTAAATTTATGGCACGGGATTGAAAACGCCCGCGAGGCGTTGTCAGGAAACCAGTTACGTCGCTGGTGTCGCGACCATTACATTAATTACCTGCGGGTCCGCGAATGGCACGACACCTTTCGTCAACTGCGCCAGTTGCTGCGTGATATGGAGATTGATGTGCCCGCGCCACTGCCGCGCAATGACGAGGAAAGTGAGGAGCAGGCCAAGCAAGCACGCCGTAAAACCTCCGGTAAACTGCATCAGGCGCTGCTGTCTGGGTTGTTATCCAACGTAGGCACGCTGCTTGAAAATCGCGAGTACTTGGGGGCTCGAAACCGGAAATTTATGATTCATCCAGGCTCTGGGCTGGCAAAAAAGACACCTAAATGGGTAATAGCGTTTGAGCTGATTGAAACGACCAAACTCTTTGCACGGACGGTGGCTAAAATCGAGCCGCAGTGGATCGAGCCGCAGGCTGCGCATCTAGTAAAGCGCAGCTATAGCGAACCCCATTGGGAGATGAAGCGTGCTCAGGTGGTGGCTTTTGAACAGGTCACGCTATTTGGCTTGCCCATTGTCGCTCGGCGCCGGGTGCATTACGGCCCCATCGCCCCCCGAGAGTCGCGGGAGCTGTTTATACGCCGCGCCCTGGTAGAGGGTGAGTTTCAAACTAAGGGTGAGTTTTTTGCCCACAACCGTGCGCTGGTTGAAGAGGTTGAAGCACTTGAAGACCGTGCCAGGCGTAGGGATATCCTGGTAGACGAAGAGGAACTCTTTGCGTTTTATGACGAGCGCCTGCCCGAACACATTGTTAATGGTAAAGGGTTTGAGCATTGGCGTAAGCAAGCCGAGCGTGAAGACCCAGCGCTACTTAAGTTTGATATCCAGGCGCTGAAAGCGCGCCACGCGGACGATGTGACGCAAGCACACTATCCGGATCATCTGGTGTTAGCGGGTGTTGCTTATCCGCTGAGCTATCATTTTGACCCCAATGCCGAAGATGATGGCGTGACCATCACCGTTCCCGCGGCCATGTTGCCTCAACTTCCGGTTCACGCCCTTGAATGGCTGGTGCCTGGGTTGCTGCGCGAAAAATGTATTGCGCTGCTCAAGTCGCTGCCCAAAAGTATTCGTCGTCAGGTAGTGCCAATACCCGATTGGGTCGATGCAGCGCTGGAAATGCTGGTGCCTGATCAACGTCCGCTGACCGAAGCGCTGGCTGAATTTATTCGCCGCCGTTCAGGTACGCGGGTACACCCAGATGACTGGCGCCTAGATTTGCTTGAGCCCCATCTCCTTATGAATATTAAAGTAGTGGATCATTCGGGGGAGCTGTTGGGGCAGGGGCGTGACCTGCGAGCGCTTGAAAAACGCTTTGAAGCCGCAGCGAGTGCTGGTGCTCAGGCACTTTCGGAGCAGGCCAGTCAAGCGCCTGCCCTGGATGGATTGCCGGATGAGCCACTGCCTGAATCCCGTGTCACTACCCAGGCAGGTATTCGGGTGGAGGCGTATCCGGCGCTAGTCGCCAATGAAAAAGATTTTAAAGTAGCCCTTTTTGATCATCCTGCAAAAGCAGAAGCTGCTCATCAAGAAGGGGTCGCACGTTTAGCGATGGCCAAGCGTCCTGAACAGGTCAAAGCCATTAAGCGACTGCCGGATGTGGAAAAGTGCGCGCTGCTATTTGCCAAAGTGGGTAGTAAGCAAGCGTTGATCGATGATTTACTGCTGGCAGTGTTCACGCAGGTAGTCGCTCAGCACCCTCTGCCCCGCTCAGCAAGTGCGCTTGACGAACGCTTAAGAGCCACTGAGTCTGAACTGCTTGATCATGCCAGCGCGCTGCTGAAGGACGTTGAAGCTGCCTTAAAGGGGCACTTAGCAGTGAGTAAGATCCTTAAAGGAAAGCTTAACTTTGCGTTAGCGCTGGTCTACAGCGATGTGAGTGCGCAGATGCAGCGGCTCGTTTACCCAGGCTTTATTCGGGACGCAGGCGAGTGGCTTACAGAGTACCCGCGCTATACCGAAGCGGCGCTTATCCGGCTTGAAAAAGCGGCCCGTGAACGTGGTCGTGACCAAATGATGATGCACGATGTCCAAGCGCTGGAGGCCCGTTTCGATGCTCGTCGCAAAAGCGAGCGCCGAGGCGACACAGAAGACCCCGCATTAGTCGCATTTGGATGGTGGATTCAAGAGCTTAGGGTCTCGTTATTTGCACAACAGCTTGGCACCAAAATACCGGTATCGGTTAAGCGCCTTGAAAAGCGCTGGGAAGAGATAATTAGCGTTTAG
- a CDS encoding AMP-binding protein, translating into MSEYANAPILRGPALEGLDQYDSVTDVFHKAVKRFNDKPAFTCMGKTLTFADLDRLSADFAAWLQHETDLEPGDRIAIQLPNVLQFPVAVFGALRAGLVVVNTNPLYTEREMAHQFKDSNAKAIVILANMADKLEKVLDKTDIKHVLVTQLADLHDVPKRWLINAVVKHVKKMVPAYSLPSAIGFRDALKKGASLSHTDVSRTQSDLAALQYTGGTTGMPKGAMLTHCNLIANMLQARAAIGEHLTDGEELVVAPLPVYHIYTFTVNCLFLMETGNHSLLITNPRDLPSFVKELKGLPFTGFIGLNTLFNALCNRDDFKQLDFSKLKLTISGGMALTKAAAQRWEETTGCPIAEGYGLTETSPIVSFNPTNAIQLGSIGKPVAGTSVKVVDADGNDAPLGEPGELCVQGPQVMKGYWQREEETRNSIDEDGWFHTGDIAVLQDDGYIRIVDRKKDMILVSGFNVYPNEVEDVVAAHPDVLEAAAVGVPDENAGEAIKLFVVSKNSQLDAETLRSWCKKELTGYKVPKYVEFRDELPKTNVGKVLRRQLRDEETNAS; encoded by the coding sequence ATGAGCGAATACGCCAATGCCCCCATTTTACGTGGCCCAGCGCTTGAAGGGTTGGATCAATATGATTCAGTCACTGATGTTTTCCATAAAGCGGTAAAGCGTTTCAACGATAAACCGGCGTTTACCTGCATGGGAAAAACGCTCACCTTTGCCGACCTTGATCGCCTTTCAGCGGACTTCGCCGCATGGTTACAGCATGAGACGGATCTTGAACCGGGTGATCGGATTGCTATCCAGCTGCCAAACGTGCTCCAGTTCCCCGTAGCGGTGTTTGGCGCCCTACGGGCAGGGTTGGTTGTGGTCAACACCAACCCGCTTTACACCGAGCGGGAGATGGCACATCAGTTCAAAGACTCCAACGCCAAGGCCATTGTTATCTTGGCCAATATGGCAGATAAGTTAGAAAAAGTGCTCGATAAGACGGATATCAAGCACGTGCTGGTGACTCAGCTGGCGGATCTTCATGATGTGCCAAAGCGCTGGCTGATCAATGCTGTAGTGAAGCATGTTAAAAAGATGGTGCCTGCCTACTCGCTACCCAGTGCCATCGGCTTCCGTGATGCGCTTAAAAAAGGTGCCTCGTTAAGCCACACTGACGTGAGCCGCACCCAGAGCGACTTGGCAGCGCTTCAGTATACGGGTGGTACGACGGGTATGCCCAAAGGGGCGATGCTCACTCACTGCAATCTAATCGCAAATATGCTCCAAGCGCGTGCAGCGATTGGAGAGCATTTAACCGATGGTGAAGAGCTAGTGGTTGCACCGCTGCCGGTTTATCACATCTACACCTTTACTGTTAACTGCCTGTTTTTAATGGAAACCGGTAATCATTCGCTACTGATAACCAATCCGCGTGATCTGCCCAGTTTTGTCAAAGAGCTGAAAGGACTACCTTTCACCGGGTTTATTGGGTTGAACACGCTATTTAACGCGCTATGTAACCGGGATGATTTTAAGCAGTTAGATTTTTCCAAACTCAAGCTGACTATTTCAGGTGGTATGGCGCTGACGAAAGCAGCTGCCCAGCGGTGGGAAGAAACCACCGGTTGCCCAATTGCAGAAGGCTATGGATTAACCGAAACGTCTCCCATTGTGAGCTTTAACCCAACCAATGCTATTCAGTTGGGGAGTATTGGTAAGCCTGTGGCAGGCACCTCTGTCAAAGTGGTTGATGCAGATGGCAATGATGCCCCGCTAGGCGAGCCGGGTGAACTGTGTGTGCAGGGTCCGCAGGTCATGAAAGGCTATTGGCAGCGCGAAGAAGAGACGCGCAATTCCATTGATGAGGATGGCTGGTTCCATACGGGTGATATCGCGGTGCTTCAAGACGATGGCTACATTCGCATCGTTGACCGCAAAAAAGATATGATTCTTGTTTCCGGTTTCAATGTTTATCCTAACGAAGTTGAGGATGTCGTTGCCGCCCACCCAGATGTGCTTGAAGCTGCAGCGGTGGGCGTGCCTGATGAAAATGCAGGGGAAGCAATCAAGCTCTTTGTTGTCTCGAAGAATAGCCAGCTGGATGCGGAAACGCTGCGCAGCTGGTGTAAAAAAGAGCTTACGGGCTATAAAGTGCCGAAGTACGTTGAGTTTCGCGATGAGTTGCCTAAAACCAATGTGGGTAAAGTGCTGCGTCGTCAGTTGCGGGATGAGGAAACCAACGCTAGCTAA
- a CDS encoding class II glutamine amidotransferase, whose amino-acid sequence MCELLGMSANVPTDICFSFSGFLHRGGGTGPHRDGWGIAFYEEGGYREFRDPHPSVDSPIARLICDYPIKSNVVISHIRQANVGGVRLANTHPFTREMWGRPWCYAHNGQLTDWQQLPLGVYTPVGTTDSEHAFCWLMGELRRAFPTPPAAAERVWECLHTLCEQLRGLGVFNLLLSDGVYLYCYCSTKLAHITRRAPFGEAELSDAEITVNFIEHTTPNDVVSVMATEPLTQNEAWERMQPGELLVWREGEIQARYCP is encoded by the coding sequence ATGTGTGAGCTGCTGGGCATGAGTGCCAATGTACCGACCGACATTTGCTTTAGCTTTTCAGGCTTTTTACACAGGGGCGGAGGGACTGGCCCGCACCGAGATGGTTGGGGAATTGCGTTCTACGAAGAGGGTGGATACCGCGAGTTTCGTGATCCGCACCCTTCAGTAGACTCGCCGATTGCGCGATTAATTTGCGACTATCCCATCAAGTCTAATGTGGTCATCAGCCACATTCGCCAAGCGAATGTGGGCGGCGTACGCCTGGCCAATACCCACCCTTTCACGCGGGAGATGTGGGGGCGACCCTGGTGCTACGCCCATAACGGCCAGTTAACGGATTGGCAGCAGCTTCCCCTGGGGGTTTATACCCCCGTTGGTACGACGGATAGTGAACATGCTTTTTGCTGGTTAATGGGAGAGCTTCGGCGTGCTTTCCCAACACCGCCTGCAGCCGCTGAGCGTGTGTGGGAGTGCTTACATACGCTCTGTGAGCAGCTTCGTGGGCTTGGAGTATTTAACTTGCTGCTGTCTGATGGTGTTTATCTTTACTGCTATTGCTCAACAAAACTTGCTCACATCACGCGCCGTGCGCCCTTTGGAGAAGCCGAGCTTTCCGATGCGGAGATCACTGTGAATTTTATTGAGCACACCACGCCTAATGATGTTGTGTCCGTCATGGCGACGGAGCCGTTGACTCAAAACGAAGCGTGGGAGCGAATGCAGCCCGGCGAGCTTTTGGTTTGGCGAGAAGGAGAAATACAGGCCCGTTATTGTCCATAA